A region of the Oncorhynchus nerka isolate Pitt River linkage group LG26, Oner_Uvic_2.0, whole genome shotgun sequence genome:
tctctgtctctctctctcgcgctctctctctctctctctctctctctctgtctctctctctctctctctctctctctctctctgtctctctgtctctctctctcttgctctctctctcttctctctctctctctctctctctctctctctctctctgtctctctgtctctctctctcgcgctctctctctctctctctctctctctctctcgctctctcgctctctctctctctcttgctctctctctctctctctctctctctgtctctctctgtctctctgtctctctctctcgctctctctctctcttgctctctctctctctctctctctcgctctctctctctctctctctctctgtctctctgtctctctgtctctctcgctctctctctctcttgctctctctctctctctctctctctctctctctctctctctctctctctctctctctgtctctctcgctctgtctctctgtctctctctctctctctctctctctctctctgtctctctgtctctctctctctcttgctctctctctctctctctctctctctctctctctgctctctctctcttcttgctctctctctctctctctctctctctctctctctctctgtctctctctctctctctctctctctctctctctctctctctctctctctgtctctctctgtctctctctctctgtctctctctctctctctctctctctctgtctctctctgtctctctgtctctctctctctctctctctctgtctctctgtctctctctctctctctctctctctctcttgctctctctctctctctctctctctctctctctctctctctctctctctctctctctctctctctctctctgtctctctcgctctgtctctctgtctctctctctcgtctctctctctctctctctctctctctctctctctctctctctctctctctctctctctctctctctctgtctctctctgtctctctgtctctctctctctctctctctctctctctctctctctctctctctctctctctctctctctctctcgctctctctctctctctgtctctctcgctctgtctctctgtctctctctctcgctttctctctctctctcgctctctcgctctctctcgtgtaAAGgggactgactgtatagtacacCTGTGTTGGCGGCCTCAGCCCATCCAGGGAAAACTTGAAAAGGCTTCTTCCTCGGCTGTGGCCTAAAGTGACAAAGGGAATCATGTACGGAGGCAGGAGCAGACAGAGTTGGGGTGACTAGGCGGCTGGGGACAGGGGGAGTCTGAAGGAGGGGCTGTGGGAGACAGAGCCGTgctgactgggctgggctgggtggctGTGGGTTGGGGGACTTTGGGAGTCTGGAGGCTGTGGATGCTTCCATAACAGCTGGGTGTTTCTCTGACCCTTGTGTTTGTCAGAACAAATGAAAGACTGGTACAGctgagaaaaagggagagaagagaaaataaGAGCCATAGAGGGTGAGTGTACTCTAAGCAGGTTATATacagagaggaagggagctgCAGATTAGAATAGGATTTTGATAGGAATTTTTGTTGACTTTTCTCCCATAGCTGTGGTTATGTTTTAGCACCACTGTTATTATTAATTAGAAGCATGTAGTGTAGAGGCGGTGATGGCCTTCCCAAGAACCAGAACAGACCAACATTTCTGCCTGCCAGTGTCAAATCCCATTCCGTCCTGGTCTAAGGATGGTCCACCCCTCCCACTCTACTCCTAAAAGCAAtccacttccctctctctgttcagaaCCAATCTATATTAGTCTCCCCATCCCTATACTTCTGTCTagtcctctctttatctctctccctcccatcctcctcccccttttcatgtcttcctcatccccctctgccttttctctccgtcattcattcttcctctctcctctacatttGTCTCTGTCACAAAACCTTCTGCTCCTATtctatctccctctcagtctctccatcaccttctctctctccctctcagtctctccatcatcttctctctctccctctcagtctctccatcatattctctctctccctctcagtctctccatcatcttctctctctccctcagtctctccatcatcttctctctctccctctcagtctctccatcatcttctctttctccctctcagtctctccatcatattctctctctccctctcagtctctccatcatcttctctctctccctctcagtctctccatcatattctctctctctctctctctctctctctctctctctctctctctctctctctctctgtctccccctctagcCTTCTTCGGTGGATAAATGGAAATGGTCCACTGCTGATGAGTATCTGTGAGTATAGGCTGAGATCTCAGACTGTGTGTTCCTTCAGGAGTCATTCGCTTTTAAAATGAGCATTATATTAAGTAGATTTAATCCACTGCTGTGCTGGCGGACTTTGCTGGAGTCAGATGGACTTTATCTTGCAGCCCACCTTTTCAGATCCATTGCATctccacaggagaggagaggagtggaggatatTGGGAGGGGTGCACCCTTCCTACCCCCCTCCTTGCCTCCCTGATACCTATCATTCCAAATAATCTCTGGTTAGACTGatatgaaggagagagagtagaaggcATTTATAACAGGATCTGTTTCATGTTTGCTTAAACAGACAATTGGTTATCTGGTGCccggttggtagagcatggcgcttgcaatgccaagattgtgggttcgattcccagggGCCACCtacatgtaaaatgtatgcatggATTATTATGTCATTTTTGGTGAAAGTTTAaacaacactgaacaaaaatatgaacgcaacatgtaaagtgttggtcccatgtttcatgagctgaaataaaagatcccagaaatgttccgttcacacaaaaagcttatttctctcaaatgtgcacaaatttgtttacatccctgttagtgagcatttctcctttgccaagataatccattcatctgacaggtgtggcatatcaagaagctgattatacagcatgatcattacacaggtgcaccttgtgcaggTGACAATAAAACTGTTCAGTTTTGTCACAGAACataatgctacagatgtctcaagttttgagggtgcgtgcaattggaatgctgactgcaggaatgtccaccagagctgttgccagatcatttaatgttaatttctctaccataagccgcctccaacgtttttttttttagaatTTGGCACTACATCCAACCGGCATCACAACCATGCTGTCTGCACTCTAAATAGTTCAACACAATAAGAGTATTTGGGGTAAAATAATTATCTTGAGACAAGTGACTCCGAAAATTCCATTTATTATTTAAATGTATTCAACAATTCAAAAAGATAAAATTAGATAGACAAACATAGCATAGATTTAATTTACAAGCTGTTTGTTCTTATCATCATCTCTACAGAGGCTCCCCTCCCTACGTAATGCAATCTCATTGTCTGCTGAGTAAAATATCTGTCATTGGCTGTAGCACAGAttaacagaaaaacaacaatGTAGCAATGGCACGGCGCATGCTCTGATGCAAACACTCAaatacaccaacacacacattcacacacacacacacgcgcacacacacacacacacacatgcacgcacacacacccacacatacacatacacacaatgctAAGAAGCCAAGTCACTCACTCACCCAATCAATTTAATTCTAAAGCAAGCTGTCAGCCCGCCATGTTGAGTAAATATTACCATAATGCTTGTATGTATCAGTGAATATGCAGCTAATGACATCCAGTGAAGCCTCAGACACTGAAACAGAAAATCTGCCTCGCCATaaaccccccacccacccctctctctctatccatctccctctctccatctctctctctccttctctttccatccctctctctatctccacctttctctctccttctctttccatctctctccctctctccatctctctccctctctctcatctctctctctccctctctttccatctctctcttcctctctctctccatctctctctctccctatctcaatctctctctccctatctccatctctctccctccatctctctctccctccatcactctcccccatctctctccctctctttccatctctctcttcctctctctctccctatttccatctctctctccctccatctctctccctccatctctctttccctccatcactctcctcccatctctctccccctctctctctccttgctctgCTTGATATGTTTTACTTCACCACAGCAGAGTGCTCGAGGACGAAGCTGAAGTAATGGACATTGTTTTTAATCAAATAGTTTACCTCAGAAACGGAATATGTGGCTTCATTGATGGTGGAGGATATCTACGTAACTAGAACATCTAATATACATTTGAGTTTATTTTCAACCCACTTTGGCCCTGTATAGACAAATAGGATCGGGGTATAGAGACGGGACAAGGGGCAAGGATAGAGACTCTAGATACGTTGGATGGGACGAGGGAAAATGTCATGTTGTATCTGTATAACATGCCTTGCATGAATAACATTCAGCCACAAACCAGGTCTGTGTTCCCACAGCTGACATCACCCATAAACAAACACCATGTGATAGCAGGCTGTCAAATGCAAGAAATCATATATCGTTAGAAACCATAATGACACCTTTCATTTCCATTTCTCAGCTAAAGGCTTCTGAATCACAATCAACATCTCACAAAACCATTCTCTCAAAATCAAGTTTTTTATCTCACAAGGGACAAACATATTTTTAATATCCTCTTTTGTGTCAATATACAATGTAGTAGTATCTTTTACAAAAGTAAAATACTGACATTCTAAGGAAAAGCACACAACGACAAGATAGGACAATTTCAGTCAACAGAGTCCATATAGCCAACTGTTATGGAGAGAAGATGATGAGGCCGGATCCACTTGGAGTTAGTTGGTTTATTTTTCCAGTTTGAGGAAGAGGAAAGCGAGGAGCAACTGACAGGATAGAATTCTGATGAGGAGGGCACCTCTCTCTACCAAGCTTCACCCCCCACTACTCCCTCCCCTATCATCAtgttctccccccctccctcacaGCACGGCAGACAGGCAGGCCGAGCTGAGCTGGAGAACCTTGATTTGGGGCTGATGTGTTTTATAAGCAGAGGTTGGTGTGACGATGGAGAGAACCAGGAAACTAGAAAGCATTCTGGCTTTTAACCCCTTCCTTCCCTCATTTACaactctttctctcaatctcttactttgtctttctctctctggacgtAGCACCTGGGTGGGTTCAGTCGGCGTAGAGGATGAACCCAGAGAAGGTGCtgtatttgttgttgttgccgcCGTGAGCCTTGCCCCCGTCCAGCTTGATATAGACCTCGTCGCCTGCGTCTAGGTGGAGGATGACGCTATTGGAGGCGTAGTCATAGTTCTGGTCAGCGTCCTGGGCGATGGCACTGGCTCGCAcctggaacagagaggagaggaaagagaggatgtgTAGGTTAGAGAAACATTCTGCACTCGTTTGATCTGAAATGGAAGTCATTTTTGTTGTCATGCTTTGATTTAGCCTTGTTCACAAAAACAACAAGTGACGGGTCAGGAGCCTTCTGGCgcatcacacacaaacaa
Encoded here:
- the LOC135564979 gene encoding RNA-binding protein 25-like; protein product: MIPFVTLGHSRGRSLFKFSLDGLRPPTQVYYTVSPLYTRESERAREREKARERDRETERERQRERESERERERERERERERERERERERQRDRERQRERERERERERERERERERERETRERDRETERERQRERERERERERERERERERERESKRERERERERQRDRERERERDRETERDRERERERERQRERDRERQRERERERERERERERDREREREREREREKRERERERDRETERERQREREREREREREREREREQERERARETERQRDREREREREREREREREQERERARERDRETERDRERERERESKRERESERARERERERERERERERQRDREREREREREREKRERARERETERQRERERERERETERERERERERERERQRDREREREK